AGCGAGTCAGCGAATCGCTTAAGAAACACCGCAATTCCTAGAACCTCTGCTCGGCAGCGGCGACCGGGGTTTTGCTGGAACCCGATTTCTTTGTAAGCTGTAAAAAACGAAAATAATACGCGTGAATACGCTCTTGATAGAACAACGGGATAGGATGCTCTTATGATTGTTGCTGCTTCGACAGAATGTTGGCCCGAAATGGAATTACGCGAAGCAATCGAAGTGCTCCAGGATTTGGAGTTCACTGCCGTTGAAATCGCGCTTCACGAATCGGGAAAGATCAAACCGAGCGACTTGGTGACCGACGTCGATCGGGCGGCGCAGATTCTGCGAAGCTCGCACCGCATGGATATCTCGGGATACAGTGTCCAGCTCGCATCGACTGGCGACCAGCACTACGCTGATTTCAAAGAGATCTGTCGCATTGCCAAAGCGACCAAGGTGGTCAACATCACCGTCCCATCGGCTGAGCTTGGAACCCCGTTTAACGAAGAAGTGGAACACCTTCAAAAGTTGGTCAAGGTTGCCGAAACCGAAGGCGCCCGAGTGGCGGTTCGCTGCCAATTAGGGTGTTTAAGCGAAGACCCCGATACATTGATGGTGTTGTGCAACAACGTCGACGGACTGGGGGTGACCTTTGACCCCAGCGTCTATATCGCGGGCAAAGCGAACACCAAGAACTTGGACAAGATTTTGAAGTTCGTTTGCAATGTCCATCTTCGCGACACACGTCCTGATGCATTCCAAGTCAGCGTGGGACAAGGCGAGGTGGATTACGGAAAATTGGTGACCCAATTGGAACGTGAGAAGTACGACCGCGCGTTGACGGTGCACATGTCGCCGATCGAAGGGCTCGATCATCGTGTGGAACTGCGAAAGCTACGCCGTTTGCTCGAAACGTTGATCTAGTCGCGTCGCACCATTCGATCCGCCGCATCACGCATGCGGCGTCATCGAGGGTGAGACGCATTTCGCTTACCGCGTCTTATTCAGCGGAAATTTGCGGCCAGACAGTGCCTGCTTCGCGAACTCGCCCCAGTACGGTGTTGGAGTGTAGCTCCAATCGGAAATCATCACTGGCGAGGCTTTTGGGTGCAGACACCATCCGGTCCAATGGAGGCGATGTTTCTGGATAAATCCCAACATATCGGGGACCCACGTATACGGGTCTTCTTGATCATCCGCCGGAACGAAGTCCATCTTCTTGGTGTCGGCCCCGACTTCGCCTAAGAAAATAGGATGCTGTGCCGCCGTCGCCAGCATCTTGTCTTCCCAATCGGTGTGCCAGTTATAGGTGTGCCAGGAATACATGATGCCGTTGCCGGTTTTGTCGTCCAGCGCGTATCCGCGAGTGATTCCGGACAGATCGTTACACCAGAAGATTCCTCCGGCGATGATGATGTTTTTGGCACCGGTCCCGCGAACCGCATCGACGAGTCCTTGCATGCCGATGGAGTGGAATCCTTGATTCTTCTTTTTCACTTCGTCGCTCAGGAATGCCGACTCATCCGTCCCCGACTTTTCGCCAATCCATCCGCCGCTACGCCATTGTTCCCATGACACACCGTGAGGTTCGTTGAAGACATCAAACAGCACGGCGGGGTGGTCGCGATAGCGTTTAGCAAAATCGTTCCAAAATTCGGCGTGTTCCTGTTTCGGTGCACGAAAACGATGTAGGTCAATCACGACATACACGCCGCGGTTAGCGGCCAATGTGATGATTTGGTCGATGATTTCGCGGTACTCTTTGCCGCCATCTTTCTGGTACGCACTTTTGCCATACCAGAACGCTTCGTTCATGGGGACGCGAACACAGTTGGCGTGCCACTGGTCGATGGCGACCACAACGGACTTGATCACTTGACGATCGTGGGGCAATGTTTCTAAGCCGCCCGCGTTGACGCCTTGCAGCCATACTTCGTGACCGTTTGTGTCGTGCAATCGGTTGCCCACCACACGCAGTTCGCTTGGCCAATTCGACCGCTTGGGTTGTTCCGGTGGAACATAGCGAGCCTTTGCTTCCGCTTCACGCTGCTTGGCCGCAGCGATCAACGCGTCCGGGCTAACAGGTCGGAGTGCAAAGTCATCCAGGTCGAGTGTGCCCGATTGCACCTGAAACAAACTTGGCATCAACACCAACGTCAATGCGTCCTCGGGAACTAAGAACTGAGTGCTGCGGTCGGTCCAGCCATCGGTGTCTTTTTGCGAATACGGAGGTGAGGGTGACTGCTTCAGCTTCTTTCCATCGACCCCTAAAAACTCCATCATGATCCGCGCATCAAACCAAGGCGAAGTGCCCTTTTTCAGACCGGTCACACGCTGACGCCATGTCAACTCAAGTGCTTCGGTCGCGGCAGGAAGATCGATGGTGCGATACGCCATGACCATGGTGTTCGGCGCCGGGGACTTCAGTCGCAAGAAGTGATTGTCTTGCTCTTGTTCCCAGCTTCCGCCGACTTTCAATCGCCCCCAATCGTCCGGCCAGCCGTCGGATTTCGCGTCCGTTTCAAAGTCGCCATTGGTAATCAGTGAACGGTGTTCGGCCAGCACGCTCGCCGCTTTCGACCTGCGTTTCGCTGCATCGGCCGCAAGCTTCTCTTGTCGCTCTGCTGCAGCGGCCTCGGCTTCGCGTCGAATCGGTGTGGCGTCCACGCTGCGTAGGACGACGTCATCCAAATCGAATGTGCCGGAGTGAACCTGAAAGAGACATGGCATGAACTTTAGTGTTTTCGCGTCTTCAGGCACCAGGAACGTCGAACTCTTTTCAACCCAACCATCGGTATCGCTACGCGATGCCGGTGCCCGCGGCGTTGGGGTGACCTTTTCACGCGATGCGTTCAAAAACTCCATCAGGATGCGGGCGTCGAACCACGACTGCTTTCCGACTTTGAGTCCACGAATCCGCTGCTTCCACGAAAATTCGATCGCCTCGACACCCGCCGGAATGGCAATCTCCTGATACATCATCACCATCGTTCCAGGCGATGGGCTGGTCATTCGCACAAAGTGGTTGCCGTCTTCTTCGACCCACTTTCCGCCTGAGTTGACCTTGGCCCAGCCATCGGGCCATTGGTCGCCATCTTGATCCAATTCGAATTGGCCATTGGGAATCAGTGCCCCCGCTGGCGTGGATTGAGCCTGCGACTCCGCTGTCAATAGACTTACAAGTAGTAGCGACAGCAACGTCACGAATGATCGGTGGATTTGCATCATGGCTTCAACTTGTTTCGGACGCGTTGCATCGGGAAGTTTTGAGGATCACTTTAACTGAAGCATCTTAATTTACCAGCAATCGCAAGTCACTTGGACGATCGCCCGTAGCGAAAGTCGCCAACGACTTTCGTTTCATTGCGTATGCCCTCCGAAACTGAGGCACGAGTTTAGCTATGACCTGAAAATGCTCGCCGCGTTGACCGTCATCCCTGACCGCCTTCACATCCTGGTCATCCCTATCTGTCTCTTGAACATCGCCGCGATGAACGCGTTGTTCGGCCAATGGTGGTCTGCCACCGATGACGCCGATGTTAGCCAGCCTTGATTGCTTGTGATGTCACCTAGTCTCTATTCGCCACTGCGGCCCCACCCTCGCAGCGATGGCTGTTAGAATGATCGGTCCGTTCGTGACGCGTGTGCCCTGCTGTGAACCAAACGTCATGATTCAGCTGGATTGTTTATCTGAACTGTTCGCTTTACCTCGTTTTGTCGGATTACTGTTTGTTTGCGACGAGCTCACGACCGCTTCGGCTGATCCGCATCACGCTGTTGCTCGCAGCCATCCTCGGCGTGGCGGGATCGATTGGATATAGCCGGCAACTGGCTCGGCTCCGCCACACGCACGCGGAGTTGCGCGAGCAGGTGGGATTGTTAGACGTCGAAGATCCGACGAAGGTGGCCATCGCGTCTGTTTCTTACTTGCAGGAGGATATCCCGCC
The sequence above is drawn from the Novipirellula caenicola genome and encodes:
- a CDS encoding sugar phosphate isomerase/epimerase — protein: MIVAASTECWPEMELREAIEVLQDLEFTAVEIALHESGKIKPSDLVTDVDRAAQILRSSHRMDISGYSVQLASTGDQHYADFKEICRIAKATKVVNITVPSAELGTPFNEEVEHLQKLVKVAETEGARVAVRCQLGCLSEDPDTLMVLCNNVDGLGVTFDPSVYIAGKANTKNLDKILKFVCNVHLRDTRPDAFQVSVGQGEVDYGKLVTQLEREKYDRALTVHMSPIEGLDHRVELRKLRRLLETLI
- a CDS encoding glycoside hydrolase family 5 protein, yielding MMQIHRSFVTLLSLLLVSLLTAESQAQSTPAGALIPNGQFELDQDGDQWPDGWAKVNSGGKWVEEDGNHFVRMTSPSPGTMVMMYQEIAIPAGVEAIEFSWKQRIRGLKVGKQSWFDARILMEFLNASREKVTPTPRAPASRSDTDGWVEKSSTFLVPEDAKTLKFMPCLFQVHSGTFDLDDVVLRSVDATPIRREAEAAAAERQEKLAADAAKRRSKAASVLAEHRSLITNGDFETDAKSDGWPDDWGRLKVGGSWEQEQDNHFLRLKSPAPNTMVMAYRTIDLPAATEALELTWRQRVTGLKKGTSPWFDARIMMEFLGVDGKKLKQSPSPPYSQKDTDGWTDRSTQFLVPEDALTLVLMPSLFQVQSGTLDLDDFALRPVSPDALIAAAKQREAEAKARYVPPEQPKRSNWPSELRVVGNRLHDTNGHEVWLQGVNAGGLETLPHDRQVIKSVVVAIDQWHANCVRVPMNEAFWYGKSAYQKDGGKEYREIIDQIITLAANRGVYVVIDLHRFRAPKQEHAEFWNDFAKRYRDHPAVLFDVFNEPHGVSWEQWRSGGWIGEKSGTDESAFLSDEVKKKNQGFHSIGMQGLVDAVRGTGAKNIIIAGGIFWCNDLSGITRGYALDDKTGNGIMYSWHTYNWHTDWEDKMLATAAQHPIFLGEVGADTKKMDFVPADDQEDPYTWVPDMLGFIQKHRLHWTGWCLHPKASPVMISDWSYTPTPYWGEFAKQALSGRKFPLNKTR